A window of Apium graveolens cultivar Ventura chromosome 8, ASM990537v1, whole genome shotgun sequence contains these coding sequences:
- the LOC141679164 gene encoding putative late blight resistance protein homolog R1A-3 — MEFISELKKHIDVIQEKISFFLCRKRWRRKRLESWRDLAEKRKEIRPYRKKPAAPKSIRDHFFHRLFFEVNRLLTYPNWLPVQRNQIAFFVGRLKYLSETSRWYRLTDEDSVSELLADRTLHVLVTTILKYKNVRTSVGLLNFADPPDLGRVGDRLAVEVFVFFKASKFMFDFRNKWIHGYKEEEFVRCFNFDDPLDLELPAFKADYCMDIEEAGQEEYLAQDFSSQIFDSNKFQQGEVVVGFQEEASSLLQQLASITRKKLEVISIVGMAGLGKTTLARKLYNDPYVVSYFYTRAWVTCSQVYSKRDLLISILRSVTEITNEVFQMNDDLLAHALYRALKVRRYLIVIDDIWSINAWNDFKRCFPDDNNGSRIMLTTRLKEVALYAQSDGNPLCLRFLTEEESFDLFKRKLLRDGNFFGNLSSLGKSITKKCHGLPLAIVVIAGLLKNNFEIEWWAQIEEHVSSYILSDYNQYMNTLALSYDHLPQHLRPCFLSFGAFPEDYDIPVSKLIWLWIAEGFISQDGANRSLEDIAEDYLMDLINRSLVIVGKKGSSNAIKTCHIHDLLRDLCLRKAEEEYFSPDLYRHNKHSFSCPHSLVNPTPKCQLLLSTNVLAIPSNCSCYTSELSQSMFKHVSVLWDTSKQIRSLDLSSIELLVFPTELLQLVHLRYLEIRFRSGNPPDSISQLRELQTLMMTSRMDIVVPGKMWKLINLKHLCIKSGENLLDSSNLEDESTLLQNLRCMSLVSPTRPCKNILARAPNLQKLGLCGPLTTTTGDLKCPDLGHLMQLETLKLLNTVPFREGVRLSISTIFPGSLKNLTLSNTCLDWEDAWIFEMIPNLKCLKLKFHAFVGKDWKTTPEAFPSLEFLKIDELDLVTWTASRMHFSVLQHLQVYRCPYLMEIPEDFGNICTLQWLEISGCSDSATNSAKDMQKEQESIGNDSLKILLNPGLTKPMHDRAESGRSMGYSLSLYPFDHVIDGDNEEFTVVSSRREGNHDIYLPSVECDERENVSRENMRLPRNRRKKLTFGTSFNPLEDLQKLSLCGLLTTTRGDLKCPDLGHLMQLETLKLLNTIPFREGVRLSISTIFPGSLKNFTLSNTCLDWEAAWIFEMIPNLKCLKLKFHAFVGKDWEPTPEAFPSLEFLKIDEQDLVTWTASRMHFSVLQNLQVYRCPYLMEIPEEFGNICTLEWLEISGYSDAATDSAKDMQKNCNMVSEHQFTVLRLNVKKFMIIHLLAKNKCGFVDGTIATPATTDLSYKAWERCNSTMISWILGVLDQNLARSFNQEKIKEKTMLSLQQININN; from the exons ATGGAGTTTATCAGTGAGCTTAAAAAACACATAGATGTCATTCAAGAAAAGATATCTTTTTTTCTCTGCAGAAAGAGATGGAGGAGAAAGAGATTAGAATCTTGGAGAGATTTGgcagagaaaagaaaagagatcAGACCTTACAGGAAAAAACCTGCAGCTCCTAAATCCATAAGAGATCATTTTTTTCATCGTTTGTTTTTCGAAGTCAACAGGCTTCTTACATATCCTAACTGGCTTCCTGTACAAAGAAATCAGATTGCATTTTTTGTTGGAAGGCTCAAGTACTTATCTGAAACATCGCGATGGTATAGGCTGACAGATGAGGATTCTGTTTCTGAGTTGCTGGCAGACAGAACACTGCATGTTCTCGTTACTACGATACTTAAGTATAAGAATGTGAGAACAAGTGTTGGCCTTTTAAATTTTGCTGATCCTCCTGATCTTGGTCGTGTTGGAGACCGACTAGCAGTTGAAGTGTTTGTGTTCTTTAAGGCTTCAAAGTTTATGTTTGATTTTAGGAACAAATGGATCCATGGATACAAGGAGGAAGAATTTGTTCGATGTTTTAATTTTGATGATCCTCTGGATCTTGAACTACCTGCATTCAAAGCGGATTATTGTATGGATATTGAGGAGGCAGGACAAGAGGAATATTTGGCCCAAGACTTCTCTTCCCAGATTTTTGACAGCAACAAGTTTCAACAGGGGGAAGTTGTTGTCGGATTCCAAGAAGAGGCGAGTAGTTTACTTCAACAACTCGCGTCTATCACAAGGAAGAAGCTTGAAGTGATCTCAATTGTAGGGATGGCTGGACTTGGTAAGACTACTTTAGCTAGAAAACTTTACAATGATCCTTATGTGGTATCGTACTTTTATACTCGAGCATGGGTGACTTGTTCTCAGGTTTATTCTAAGAGGGATTTATTGATTAGTATTTTAAGGTCTGTTACTGAGATTACTAATGAGGTTTTTCAGATGAATGATGATTTGTTAGCCCATGCCTTGTATCGTGCTTTAAAGGTTCGGAGATACCTTATTGTGATTGATGATATATGGAGCATAAACGCGTGGAATGATTTTAAGAGATGTTTTCCAGATGACAATAATGGTAGTAGAATCATGCTGACTACCCGGCTCAAAGAAGTTGCTTTGTATGCACAGTCTGATGGGAATCCGCTATGTTTGCGTTTTCTTACAGAAGAGGAGAGTTTTGATTTGTTTAAAAGAAAACTTCTCAGAGATGGAAATTTCTTTGGGAATTTGAGTTCACTTGGAAAGAGCATTACAAAGAAATGTCATGGTTTGCCTCTTGCTATTGTTGTGATTGCTGGACTACTTAAGAACAATTTTGAGATAGAATGGTGGGCGCAGATTGAAGAACACGTAAGTTCATACATTCTAAGCGATTATAATCAATACATGAATACACTGGCACTGAGTTATGACCACCTGCCTCAGCACCTGAGACCTTGCTTTCTGTCCTTTGGAGCATTCCCAGAAGACTATGACATCCCGGTAAGTAAGTTGATCTGGTTATGGATCGCGGAGGGGTTTATAAGCCAGGATGGCGCAAATAGGAGTTTAGAGGATATTGCAGAAGACTACTTGATGGATCTTATTAACAGAAGTCTAGTTATTGTAGGTAAGAAAGGGTCTAGCAATGCAATCAAAACATGCCACATACATGACCTCTTGCGTGACTTGTGCTTAAGAAAAGCCGAGGAAGAGTACTTTTCACCAGATTTATACAGGCACAATAAACACTCTTTTTCATGTCCTCATTCTCTAGTAAATCCGACTCCAAAGTGTCAACTTCTGCTCAGCACTAATGTCCTTGCTATTCCATCAAACTGTTCTTGCTATACTTCTGAACTATCCCAGTCGATGTTTAAACATGTATCAGTTTTATGGGATACCTCTAAACAAATAAGGTCTTTGGATCTATCATCCATAGAATTGCTTGTATTTCCAACTGAACTATTGCAACTAGTACACTTAAGGTACTTGGAAATTCGATTTAGATCAGGTAACCCTCCGGATTCTATATCACAGCTTAGAGAACTCCAGACACTTATGATGACATCGAGGATGGATATCGTTGTTCCAGGTAAAATGTGGAAGCTAATAAACCTGAAACATCTTTGTATCAAATCAGGCGAAAATCTTTTGGATTCCTCTAATCTTGAAGACGAGTCTACTTTATTGCAGAACTTGAGGTGCATGTCGCTAGTAAGCCCTACTAGACCTTGTAAAAATATCTTAGCTCGAGCTCCTAATCTGCAGAAATTAGGTCTTTGTGGACCATTGACAACAACTACCGGGGATTTGAAATGCCCTGATCTAGGCCATTTAATGCAGCTCGAAACATTGAAGTTGTTAAATACAGTTCCTTTTCGCGAAGGTGTAAGACTGAGCATTTCAACCATATTCCCCGGAAGTCTTAAAAATCTTACTTTGTCCAATACTTGTTTAGATTGGGAGGATGCTTGGATCTTCGAGATGATACCTAACCTTAAATGTCTCAAGTTAAAATTTCATGCATTTGTCGGTAAAGACTGGAAAACAACTCCAGAAGCATTCCCTTCTCTCGAATTTTTGAAGATCGATGAACTGGATTTGGTGACTTGGACAGCTAGTCGTATGCATTTCTCAGTACTACAGCACTTACAGGTGTACCGATGTCCATATCTAATGGAGATTCCAGAAGACTTTGGTAATATATGCACGCTTCAGTGGCTTGAGATAAGTGGCTGTAGTGATTCAGCTACAAATTCTGCAAAGGATATGCAGAAAGAGCAAGAGAGCATTGGTAATGATTCGCTTAAAATACTTCTCAATCCTGGACTGACTAAACCAATGCACGACAGGGCAGAAAG TGGTCGTAGTATGGGCTACAGCCTTAGCCTCTACCCATTTGATCATGTAATCGATGGCGACAATGAGGAATTTACTGTTGTCTCGAGCCGGAGGGAAGGGAACCATGATATCTATCTCCCAAGTGTTGAATGTGATGAGAGAGAGAATGTCAGTAGGGAGAACATGAGATTGCCTAGGAACCGTAGAAAAAAGTTGACATTTGGGACATCTTTTAAC CCACTTGAGGATTTGCAAAAGCTAAGTCTTTGTGGACTATTGACAACAACGAGGGGCGATTTGAAATGCCCTGATCTAGGCCATTTAATGCAGCTCGAAACATTGAAGTTGTTAAACACAATTCCTTTTCGTGAAGGTGTAAGACTGAGCATTTCAACTATATTCCCCGGAAGTCTTAAAAATTTTACTTTGTCCAATACTTGTTTAGATTGGGAGGCTGCTTGGATCTTCGAGATGATACCTAACCTTAAATGTCTCAAGCTGAAATTTCATGCCTTTGTCGGTAAAGACTGGGAACCAACTCCAGAAGCATTCCCTTCTCTCGAATTTTTGAAGATCGATGAACAGGATTTGGTGACTTGGACAGCTAGTCGTATGCATTTCTCAGTACTACAGAACTTACAGGTCTACCGATGTCCATATCTGATGGAGATTCCAGAAGAATTCGGTAATATATGCACGCTTGAGTGGCTTGAGATAAGTGGCTACAGTGATGCAGCTACAGATTCTGCAAAGGATATGCAGAAA AATTGCAATATGGTATCAGAGCACCAGTTCACGGTTCTGCGACTGAATGTCAAGAAATTCATGATTATCCA TTTGTTGGCTAAAAACAAATGTGGATTTGTTGATGGAACAATTGCAACACCTGCAACTACAGATCTATCATACAAAGCTTGGGAAAGATGTAATAGTACGATGATTTCTTGGATTCTTGGAGTTTTGGATCAGAATTTGGCTAGGAGT TTCAATCAGGAGAAAATAAAGGAGAAGACAATGTTGTCTTTACAGCAAATCAATATCAACAATTGA